A single region of the Enterococcus mundtii genome encodes:
- a CDS encoding glycoside hydrolase family 13 protein, translating to MKQSEKWWKEAVGYQIYPASFKDSDNDGIGDINGIREKLSYLKELGIDFIWINPIYQSPFVDNGYDISDYQAILEKFGTMDEFDALLAEAHQMGIKIIMDLVINHSSDQHEWFIESRQSVDNPYRDYYIWVDGTPDQAPNEWQSIFGGSAWQYDEQTGQYYLHIFAKEQPDLNWESDKLKAELFTMIRWWLDKGIDGFRLDAISHVKKDEYSVKATENPFSPFQNVSGIEDHLTELKNVFDEYDIMTVGEASGVSANEGPEWVGENGYFDMIFEFDHISIWKHEKDGDLDVLSLKQSLSAWQRALDGKGWNALYMENHDVPRCVSVFGDTSPAYWQVSAKAIAMMYFFLQGTPFIYQGQEIGMTNLPFSSIDEIDAVDSKRLYQQLLDEGRSEEEALDIVANTTRDNSRTPMQWDDHSYAGFSKVAPWLLVNPNYQMINVADQTNDPESILSFYKKMITLRRENKGLIYGSFNEYLPENEQLFVYERVLDEERYLIIVNLTDEAATYTLPTEIETNWEVLLENQPGQEFQSSGTFAPYEARLYRKI from the coding sequence ATGAAGCAGTCAGAAAAGTGGTGGAAAGAAGCAGTTGGGTATCAAATCTACCCAGCGAGCTTTAAAGATAGCGACAACGACGGTATCGGTGATATCAACGGCATTCGCGAAAAACTTAGCTATTTGAAAGAGTTAGGGATCGACTTTATTTGGATCAACCCTATTTATCAGTCACCATTTGTCGATAACGGCTATGATATCAGCGATTATCAAGCAATCCTTGAGAAGTTTGGTACAATGGATGAGTTTGATGCCTTATTAGCTGAAGCCCATCAGATGGGGATAAAGATCATCATGGATCTCGTCATCAATCATAGTTCTGATCAGCATGAATGGTTTATTGAATCTCGCCAGTCAGTCGATAACCCTTACCGTGATTACTACATTTGGGTCGATGGCACACCTGATCAAGCCCCAAATGAATGGCAGTCGATCTTTGGCGGTTCAGCTTGGCAATACGATGAACAAACTGGTCAATACTACTTACACATTTTTGCAAAAGAACAACCTGACTTGAACTGGGAAAGTGACAAGTTAAAAGCTGAACTCTTCACGATGATCCGCTGGTGGTTAGATAAAGGGATCGATGGTTTCCGCTTAGATGCCATTTCTCATGTAAAAAAAGATGAATACTCTGTCAAGGCAACTGAGAACCCATTTTCTCCTTTTCAAAATGTCTCCGGTATTGAAGATCATTTGACAGAATTAAAAAATGTCTTTGATGAATACGATATTATGACGGTAGGAGAAGCAAGTGGGGTATCTGCAAACGAAGGACCTGAGTGGGTAGGCGAAAATGGCTATTTTGATATGATTTTTGAGTTTGACCATATTTCGATCTGGAAACATGAAAAAGACGGTGATCTAGATGTATTGAGTTTGAAACAATCATTGAGCGCTTGGCAACGAGCACTGGATGGTAAAGGTTGGAATGCTCTTTATATGGAAAACCATGACGTGCCAAGATGTGTGTCTGTCTTTGGAGATACGTCTCCTGCGTATTGGCAAGTTTCTGCAAAAGCAATCGCCATGATGTATTTCTTTTTACAAGGTACGCCATTTATTTATCAAGGACAAGAAATCGGTATGACGAATCTACCATTTTCCTCTATTGATGAGATCGATGCAGTGGATTCGAAAAGACTCTATCAACAATTGCTTGATGAAGGACGTTCTGAAGAAGAAGCATTGGATATCGTAGCCAATACCACAAGAGATAATAGTCGTACACCGATGCAATGGGATGATCATTCGTATGCTGGTTTTTCTAAGGTTGCCCCTTGGTTACTGGTCAATCCGAATTATCAAATGATCAACGTCGCTGATCAAACCAATGACCCAGAATCGATTTTATCTTTTTACAAAAAAATGATTACCCTACGTCGAGAAAACAAAGGGTTGATTTATGGTAGTTTCAATGAATATCTTCCTGAAAATGAACAGCTCTTTGTATACGAACGAGTCCTAGATGAAGAACGTTATCTGATCATCGTCAACTTGACTGATGAAGCAGCGACTTATACCTTACCAACGGAAATCGAAACAAATTGGGAAGTATTATTGGAAAATCAACCTGGTCAAGAATTTCAATCAAGTGGTACATTCGCTCCTTATGAAGCGCGCCTTTATCGAAAAATTTAG
- a CDS encoding AAA family ATPase, whose protein sequence is MENFSLTDQRTFTPIEKQMIWKKPTSHQTSAEELRIATEIKANWLDPEMKISNVLLEGDAGSGKTQLAKALSCDLQLPYTKVTCFADMDKSDVFGALLPVIDSDQEEDQELLTAIYQTDTLSAVLTLIEQYYSVDQQTAKQKLADLVQRIENNEESTIHYKYYPSEIVRAIEKGYLLEIQEPTVIRDASVLVALNSALETNGLLNLPTGVIKRHPDCIIIITTNRNYQGNRPLNESLRDRMQHAEKMDLPELSVMVERAISKTQVKEPTLLLKMAEVIRLLDETAKANAIKGVAGMRSYFYWVNTMKQNQDIFVSLYPKVLYKLTTDPDELHILTTALTDSGLLDELRELLRQKKWGDLSDESPRTKGRTIRAEEAIERQIDQLAEETTSLAEQPSEKEEVLPEEQTKEAAAKEETPIDTLPLSEERSQEVEGRSQQQNQADDESQEMSASDMEALDKQLKRELNKEARQLMKGTIHEKEGMIVHRPKFAVINPEVATIRQEIDPIVDSLSRQILDLLENEQSETYQKGKYEGQRFNASRVAYGDLRQFDKKNPPHEQPSLAVALRIDESGSMVREDRMLAAKKAAFAISAFAKKVRIPLLIYGDTADVSTREKTSVFSYKEFSDSFEWLEQKLVTMKPRQNNRDGAVLRLIAGKLTEQPATTKLIVNISDGQPKALPDYTGAKAKKDIQEVLTEYERQGIVFISAAIGQDKEEIKEIYGASRFVDITDLSTFPKQLIQLISRYL, encoded by the coding sequence ATGGAAAACTTTTCACTCACCGATCAACGAACGTTTACGCCGATCGAAAAACAAATGATCTGGAAAAAACCGACAAGTCATCAAACAAGTGCTGAAGAGCTGCGTATTGCAACTGAAATCAAAGCAAACTGGCTAGATCCGGAAATGAAAATCAGCAATGTGCTATTGGAAGGAGATGCAGGTTCTGGGAAAACGCAATTAGCCAAAGCATTATCCTGTGATCTGCAGTTACCTTATACGAAAGTAACATGCTTTGCTGATATGGATAAATCAGATGTCTTTGGTGCGTTACTACCTGTCATTGATTCAGACCAAGAAGAGGATCAAGAGTTATTGACCGCTATTTATCAAACGGATACATTATCTGCGGTATTGACGTTGATCGAACAATATTACTCCGTCGATCAACAAACAGCCAAACAGAAATTAGCCGATCTCGTGCAACGAATCGAAAACAACGAAGAAAGTACGATCCACTACAAATACTATCCGTCAGAAATCGTTCGTGCGATCGAAAAGGGTTATCTTTTAGAAATCCAAGAACCAACGGTGATACGTGATGCTTCGGTTCTTGTTGCCTTGAACTCTGCCTTAGAAACGAACGGTTTGTTGAACTTACCTACTGGTGTGATCAAACGCCACCCTGATTGTATCATCATCATTACAACCAATCGCAACTACCAAGGAAACCGACCGTTGAATGAATCGCTTCGAGATCGTATGCAACATGCTGAGAAAATGGACCTGCCAGAGCTTTCAGTCATGGTGGAACGCGCTATCAGCAAGACACAAGTCAAAGAGCCGACACTTTTGTTGAAAATGGCAGAAGTGATCCGTTTGTTAGATGAAACTGCCAAAGCAAATGCTATCAAAGGTGTGGCAGGTATGCGTTCTTATTTTTATTGGGTCAATACAATGAAACAAAATCAAGACATTTTCGTATCGCTCTATCCTAAAGTCTTATATAAACTGACGACTGATCCAGATGAATTACACATTTTGACGACTGCACTAACTGATAGTGGGCTTTTAGATGAACTCAGAGAATTGCTTCGACAAAAGAAATGGGGGGACTTATCAGACGAATCCCCACGAACCAAAGGACGGACAATTCGTGCAGAAGAAGCGATAGAACGTCAAATCGATCAGTTGGCAGAAGAAACAACATCCCTTGCTGAACAACCCTCAGAAAAAGAGGAAGTGTTACCAGAAGAGCAGACAAAGGAAGCAGCGGCGAAAGAAGAAACCCCGATAGACACGTTACCTTTATCGGAAGAGCGGAGCCAGGAAGTCGAAGGACGAAGTCAACAACAAAACCAAGCAGATGATGAATCCCAAGAGATGTCAGCTTCAGATATGGAAGCCTTAGACAAGCAACTCAAGCGTGAACTCAATAAAGAAGCGCGGCAGCTGATGAAAGGTACGATCCATGAAAAAGAAGGAATGATCGTTCATCGCCCTAAGTTTGCTGTCATAAATCCTGAAGTAGCGACTATCCGACAAGAAATCGATCCGATCGTGGATTCATTGAGTCGGCAAATCCTTGATCTTTTGGAAAATGAACAAAGCGAAACTTATCAAAAAGGAAAGTACGAAGGCCAACGTTTTAATGCTAGTCGAGTAGCTTATGGTGATTTACGGCAATTTGATAAAAAAAATCCCCCTCACGAACAACCTTCTTTGGCAGTGGCTTTACGAATCGATGAATCTGGTTCGATGGTTCGTGAAGACCGCATGTTAGCTGCAAAAAAAGCTGCATTTGCTATTTCCGCATTTGCTAAAAAAGTACGTATTCCTTTATTGATCTACGGGGATACAGCAGATGTTTCGACAAGAGAAAAGACATCTGTCTTTTCGTACAAAGAATTTTCAGATTCATTTGAGTGGTTGGAACAGAAATTAGTGACTATGAAGCCAAGACAAAATAATCGTGATGGTGCAGTGTTGCGTCTGATCGCTGGAAAGCTGACAGAACAACCTGCGACAACCAAACTGATCGTCAACATCAGTGATGGCCAACCAAAAGCGTTACCTGATTATACAGGCGCTAAAGCAAAAAAAGATATCCAAGAAGTCTTGACCGAATATGAACGCCAAGGTATCGTCTTTATTTCTGCGGCAATTGGACAAGATAAGGAAGAAATCAAAGAAATCTATGGCGCAAGTCGCTTCGTCGATATTACCGATTTATCGACATTTCCTAAACAATTGATCCAATTGATTTCTCGTTATTTATAA
- a CDS encoding DUF6530 family protein, translated as MEIPTNLKHKPVIVVEDYDKVDGRNALHTDAKGLSLGLAQWNDRGKVDISGKVWRHTGEKWSRQSEELPITRILDLAILVAQGSVYFQDAYRHEKFYDPENPVVDIIGLQGNRMTVEVDTKNPKIDEDIMLYYDALQKDGELLGERFRILKRLLDDLGY; from the coding sequence ATGGAAATACCAACAAATTTGAAACATAAACCAGTGATCGTCGTTGAAGATTATGATAAAGTTGATGGCAGAAATGCCTTGCATACAGATGCAAAAGGACTGTCTTTAGGATTAGCTCAGTGGAATGATCGAGGCAAAGTCGATATCTCAGGAAAAGTGTGGCGTCATACAGGTGAAAAGTGGTCACGTCAATCGGAAGAATTACCGATCACTCGTATCCTTGACTTAGCGATCTTAGTGGCGCAAGGAAGTGTATACTTCCAAGATGCTTACCGCCATGAAAAATTTTACGACCCTGAAAATCCTGTCGTTGATATCATCGGTTTGCAAGGAAACCGGATGACGGTGGAAGTGGACACGAAAAACCCTAAAATCGATGAAGATATCATGTTATACTACGATGCTTTACAAAAAGATGGCGAATTACTTGGTGAACGTTTTCGTATCTTGAAACGTCTATTAGATGATCTAGGGTATTAA
- a CDS encoding DegV family protein, whose protein sequence is MKLAIVTDSTAFLPTRIKNHPDLYVIPIPVILDGKIYNEGIDIEADEYYGLLKNSKDFPTTSQPAVGEVLALYEELKTKGYDTILSIHLSSGISGFVNTLFAMKDDVKEMTIIPYDSKITSMPMGHMVESALDLNDKGYSLEAILAHIDRIRDNTYAYLIVDDLNNLVRGGRLTNGAALIGGLLKIKPILTFSEGKIILFEKIRSSKKAFARAEQIIGKRNEEIKPPVKLYVIHANNLEVAEEEKAKLQKQYPQAEIEIGHFGPVIGSHLGEKAIGIAISAQ, encoded by the coding sequence ATGAAATTAGCAATCGTAACTGACAGTACAGCTTTCCTGCCAACACGTATCAAAAACCATCCTGATTTATATGTGATTCCTATTCCTGTGATCTTGGATGGAAAAATTTATAACGAAGGCATTGACATCGAAGCAGACGAATATTACGGACTATTGAAAAACAGTAAAGATTTTCCAACAACTTCCCAACCTGCTGTAGGTGAAGTTTTGGCACTATATGAAGAACTGAAAACCAAAGGCTATGATACGATCTTAAGCATACACTTATCAAGTGGGATTTCTGGATTCGTCAATACATTATTCGCGATGAAAGACGACGTCAAAGAGATGACGATTATTCCTTATGATTCGAAAATCACCAGTATGCCAATGGGGCATATGGTCGAATCTGCTTTAGACTTGAATGATAAAGGTTATTCACTTGAAGCCATTTTAGCTCACATCGATCGAATTAGAGACAATACATACGCCTATTTGATCGTTGATGACTTGAACAACTTAGTCCGCGGAGGTCGCTTGACTAATGGGGCTGCGCTGATCGGGGGACTATTGAAAATCAAACCGATCCTTACTTTTTCAGAAGGTAAGATCATCTTATTCGAGAAGATCCGTTCAAGTAAAAAAGCTTTTGCCCGTGCAGAGCAAATCATTGGCAAACGAAATGAAGAAATTAAGCCACCAGTAAAATTATATGTGATCCATGCAAACAATTTAGAAGTTGCCGAAGAAGAAAAAGCAAAACTTCAAAAACAATACCCACAAGCAGAAATCGAGATCGGCCATTTTGGTCCAGTGATCGGTAGTCACTTGGGTGAAAAAGCGATCGGTATTGCGATCTCTGCACAATAA
- a CDS encoding polysaccharide biosynthesis protein, with protein sequence MNKKLMQGTFWLTFANLLCKVLGVVYLIPWLSMMGNNQDGMLATTLYNVGYLPYGLFLMLGTVGFPNAIAKKVAVATKKGDEQACRVIFRSTINIMFVIGIISALLMYLFAPALAKISPISNVDNGILAIRSLCPSLVAIPVLSAMRGYFQGKNHLRPYGTSLIIEQVVRVIVILAGTYYLRVLTDGTIVQAVLISTVASFFGGLAAIGHMFVIGRQNDYFRLKDFWISSRYFQKDNRSASVSIIRETLPFIYVGSVITIVQMIDQVTMKPFLHLFRPEIADQQLEFLFSRASVNPNKLTLILISMVGTVAISSLPILSTLGKKDRLQIEKTVGDSFSIALLILLPSLAGMSLLAGPLYTLFFGYDPESVGYFQMALLASLFFSLFTILSTMLQSLNHHLVAIKLTTEAIILKVVFQAIGLALFGGYGMSLSNTVAFAFVFVRGYLYLSKEYRISPFAKISHFFLKTFRSTMAMLLLCCILFFVLSLSLSMTSKTHAVIYCVVIGGVGGLTFAFAQFGRNAMQMVKNFRR encoded by the coding sequence ATGAATAAGAAATTGATGCAAGGGACATTTTGGCTTACCTTTGCCAATCTACTTTGTAAAGTTTTAGGTGTCGTTTATTTGATTCCTTGGTTAAGTATGATGGGGAACAATCAAGATGGCATGTTAGCAACTACCCTTTATAATGTGGGCTATTTACCATATGGCCTTTTCCTGATGTTAGGTACAGTCGGGTTTCCAAATGCGATAGCAAAAAAAGTGGCGGTGGCGACGAAAAAAGGGGATGAACAAGCTTGTCGGGTCATTTTTCGCAGTACGATCAATATCATGTTCGTTATCGGGATCATATCTGCCTTATTGATGTATTTGTTTGCTCCCGCTTTGGCAAAAATCAGTCCGATCTCGAATGTCGATAACGGTATTTTGGCGATTCGTAGTCTCTGTCCTTCCTTAGTAGCGATCCCAGTATTAAGTGCGATGCGAGGTTACTTCCAAGGGAAAAATCATCTTCGCCCTTACGGTACTTCCTTGATCATTGAACAGGTAGTCCGTGTAATCGTGATCTTAGCTGGTACGTATTATTTGCGTGTGTTGACAGATGGCACGATTGTGCAAGCGGTATTGATCAGTACTGTTGCTTCTTTCTTCGGTGGACTAGCAGCTATTGGTCATATGTTTGTTATTGGACGGCAAAACGATTATTTCCGTTTAAAAGATTTCTGGATCTCAAGTCGCTATTTCCAAAAAGACAATCGTTCTGCGTCTGTTTCGATCATTCGAGAAACCTTACCGTTCATCTATGTTGGTTCGGTGATCACGATTGTACAAATGATCGATCAGGTGACGATGAAACCATTCTTACATTTGTTCAGACCAGAAATTGCAGACCAGCAACTCGAATTTTTGTTTAGTCGTGCATCAGTCAATCCGAACAAATTGACACTGATCTTGATTTCAATGGTCGGAACGGTCGCAATCAGTAGTCTGCCGATCCTGAGTACATTAGGAAAAAAAGACCGACTACAGATTGAAAAAACAGTCGGGGACAGCTTCTCGATTGCTTTATTGATCCTTTTGCCTTCGTTAGCAGGGATGTCCTTATTAGCAGGACCATTATACACCTTGTTTTTTGGCTATGATCCAGAGAGTGTCGGGTACTTCCAAATGGCGCTTCTAGCCTCCTTGTTCTTCTCGTTGTTTACGATTTTATCGACGATGCTCCAATCATTGAATCATCATTTGGTTGCGATCAAACTGACAACAGAAGCCATTATTTTAAAAGTCGTATTCCAAGCGATTGGGTTAGCTTTATTTGGCGGATACGGAATGAGTTTATCTAATACAGTGGCTTTTGCTTTTGTGTTTGTTCGTGGATATCTTTATTTATCAAAAGAATACCGCATCTCGCCATTCGCAAAGATCAGTCATTTCTTCTTGAAGACGTTTCGTTCGACAATGGCCATGTTGCTTCTGTGCTGCATTCTTTTCTTCGTTTTGAGTCTTTCCCTATCCATGACATCAAAAACGCATGCAGTCATTTATTGTGTGGTGATTGGCGGTGTCGGTGGCTTGACGTTTGCCTTTGCCCAGTTTGGTAGAAACGCCATGCAGATGGTCAAGAATTTCAGACGATAA
- a CDS encoding AzlD domain-containing protein, which produces MTEWYLLLLVISLFVVAYIPRVFPMLYFTHRKVPKWFSEWMKYVPVALFAALAFKDVFITHEHLDIAWNIKIVAMLFVAGVAYKTRSMALSVITGLASLFLLSML; this is translated from the coding sequence ATGACTGAGTGGTACTTGTTGTTATTGGTGATCAGCTTATTTGTCGTTGCCTACATTCCACGAGTTTTTCCTATGCTTTATTTTACACATCGAAAAGTGCCTAAATGGTTTAGCGAATGGATGAAATATGTACCAGTTGCTTTGTTTGCAGCGTTGGCCTTCAAAGATGTTTTTATCACGCATGAACATTTAGATATTGCGTGGAACATCAAAATCGTTGCGATGCTATTTGTCGCAGGTGTTGCTTATAAAACCCGCTCAATGGCTTTGTCTGTCATTACAGGACTTGCTTCTTTGTTTTTATTATCAATGTTATAG
- a CDS encoding AzlC family ABC transporter permease — protein sequence MNKQKRAPWQDSLHASLPLCLSYIPVGLACGVLLQQVGFDPLLAGLLSILVFSGGAQFLVASMLATQAPFSTTLLMVFFLELRYILLGSSLSGFMKKEKRFFLAVFSQSLNDENYAVNYLKYSTDPTWDKRKALYVNWFSMGAWAISNMVGNIFGSVIRVDTDLVHFALTAMFIFMFIMQMKNALLIFTGIFSGILSVIFMVLFQNTFGLIVATLIASSAGFVLERAFKKEKEKKSSKETQPLNEPLFHFPEQEVQHHD from the coding sequence ATGAATAAACAGAAACGGGCGCCTTGGCAGGATTCGCTACATGCTTCGTTGCCACTTTGCCTTAGTTATATCCCAGTTGGGTTAGCTTGCGGAGTATTACTGCAGCAAGTTGGCTTTGATCCACTCTTAGCTGGTCTATTATCTATCTTAGTATTTTCTGGTGGCGCACAATTCTTAGTTGCCTCTATGTTAGCCACACAAGCGCCATTTTCAACTACACTTTTGATGGTTTTTTTCTTAGAACTACGGTATATTTTGCTAGGGTCGAGTCTTTCAGGCTTTATGAAGAAAGAAAAGCGATTCTTTTTAGCTGTGTTCTCTCAATCATTGAATGACGAAAATTATGCCGTCAACTATTTGAAGTATTCTACTGATCCCACTTGGGACAAGCGAAAAGCTTTATATGTCAATTGGTTTTCAATGGGGGCTTGGGCGATTAGCAACATGGTCGGAAATATTTTTGGATCAGTGATCCGAGTGGATACGGATTTGGTGCATTTTGCCTTAACTGCTATGTTTATTTTTATGTTCATCATGCAAATGAAAAATGCTTTACTCATCTTCACAGGGATCTTTTCTGGGATACTCAGTGTCATATTCATGGTACTTTTCCAAAACACTTTCGGTTTGATCGTTGCAACATTGATTGCTTCTTCAGCAGGTTTTGTATTAGAAAGAGCCTTCAAGAAGGAAAAAGAAAAGAAATCCAGCAAAGAGACCCAACCTTTGAATGAGCCATTGTTCCATTTCCCAGAACAGGAGGTGCAACATCATGACTGA
- a CDS encoding cation diffusion facilitator family transporter, with amino-acid sequence MENLKKSGMFSVLAALGANLLVAFSKFVGYAISGSAAMLNESIHSIVDCSNQVLLLVGDKRANRGQSELHQFGEGRAKYFFSTIVAMMLFFGGGALGVMEAFEKLTHPAHEVGNPWIVILILLFGLAVEGSSLRIAMKEIRELNTENLSIMRFLRESRHSEILVIFTEDLCAVIGLVLALVGTGLTMVTGIAAFDAISGLLIGFLLMGAAIFLAKEFYSLIIGESVTTTDLKKIKFAFERNEVNRVIDIKTVHLSPTEILVAAKIDLFESKEYQVHMIINDIERTIREQLKDKKIYIYIETDKYDPNYSQIKKTQENMIENVEK; translated from the coding sequence ATGGAGAATTTGAAGAAGAGCGGAATGTTTTCTGTATTGGCAGCGTTAGGTGCCAACCTCTTAGTTGCGTTTAGTAAATTTGTCGGTTATGCCATCAGTGGCAGTGCCGCTATGTTGAATGAAAGTATCCATAGTATCGTTGACTGTAGCAATCAAGTATTACTACTAGTCGGTGACAAACGTGCGAATCGTGGTCAAAGCGAATTACATCAATTTGGCGAAGGACGAGCAAAGTATTTTTTCAGTACGATTGTTGCCATGATGTTGTTTTTTGGTGGGGGCGCGCTAGGTGTGATGGAAGCTTTTGAAAAACTTACCCATCCCGCCCACGAAGTTGGTAATCCTTGGATCGTCATCCTGATTCTATTATTTGGTCTAGCTGTAGAAGGGAGTTCATTACGAATCGCGATGAAAGAAATCCGCGAATTGAACACTGAAAACCTTTCAATCATGCGCTTTTTACGCGAAAGTCGCCACAGTGAGATCCTCGTGATCTTCACCGAAGATCTCTGTGCTGTAATTGGTCTTGTTCTTGCTTTAGTCGGCACCGGATTGACTATGGTGACAGGGATTGCAGCTTTTGATGCCATCAGTGGACTATTGATCGGCTTTCTATTGATGGGTGCTGCTATCTTTCTGGCAAAAGAATTTTATAGTTTGATTATTGGCGAGAGCGTGACTACAACAGATTTGAAAAAGATCAAATTTGCTTTTGAGCGAAATGAAGTGAATCGCGTCATTGATATCAAAACTGTGCATTTAAGTCCGACAGAGATTTTAGTTGCGGCAAAAATCGATCTATTTGAGAGTAAAGAATATCAAGTACACATGATCATCAATGATATTGAACGGACGATCCGTGAACAATTAAAGGATAAAAAAATCTATATTTACATTGAAACAGATAAATATGATCCAAATTATTCGCAAATAAAGAAAACACAAGAAAATATGATAGAGAACGTCGAGAAATAA